Within the Gigantopelta aegis isolate Gae_Host chromosome 8, Gae_host_genome, whole genome shotgun sequence genome, the region TGCTACcgtcaaaatgttatttttaatttatgtgtGCTTTACTgtaaaactattataataattaaaaatgtatgatgatcatattatttttaaaaagcatttaaaaattgttttgagatattttaatCTCCCGTTTGTTGTCTTGTTTTTACAACAGCTAAAAGTACCGATTcagaaaattgtaaataaagcACTTTAAACAGCCATGTACGGCTAACTACATACTTAATATTCACAtttgtaacaataatttaaactaATATTGTTTCATAATTACCAACATATCCCAGAACACTAtgaataacaattaaaaactaaaCTCCAGAGAGCAGGCTggtatgttaataatatatttcatgtaataGCACGTTACGCATGCACATTAATCCAATTAAATAACGTTTAAAACTCAGATCTATATCATGCAATAAATATTCCGAtattttattctgtttattGTGGAAACAAAGAATGATATATGAATCATATACATAGAtgtaagtttattttaattcaaaatatttttatggtaTTCTTGCTACGTTAATGAACATAGTTGAGCACCTAAGCATATCTttaaatatctaaaaaaaatactacGTTTACTTCTGGTGAAGTATATAGGAAGATAACCATTTAACTAcgttaatatgtatttaaatactactacagaaataaaaatgtattaatgtggCCCTTTACTAAGCTTAATTAGACACAACAACCACCTTTAAGGCGCTAAAATCGATATAAATCCCAAATACTTGATATTTGTTCCGCGCAGCATTTTTGAAACCCAGTTCGATATAAGCATGGTAATTATAAGTTTAAAACAATCGctatagttaatgtttgtttcgtttaacgacaccactagatcagattgattaattatcgTCAGCTattgcatatcaaacatttgataattccgacATATTCGGCCCGTAGGGACCGGCGACTATGACCCCACTTGACACAAGTGTACTTTTTTTTGTCTTACTCTACATAAATATGGTttgtttccccccccccccccccttccactCCCACTAGAGGATTTGACCCCCtcattagagattgtgccccccccccccccctcctccagatactgttcctacgggcctgcataTAGACAAGAGGAATTCATCTGCATCTTTCCATTAAgaaatgttgctgtgagaaagctgtgtgtgaatttgattaaaacaacgtgaaaatactggacaggaagaaaatgccggagaccgttgcgacagcagacactttagtttcgattcgtccgaactggcttgtcggcttaagcgagatatgggaatactatttgttatggcttttaaaaaaagatgtcgtaccaacaatttttctgcgacacaaaacaaatgacaacaagccgacgccatccacaccgaaacgaccttggggtgcatatcgtcaatgtcccaaattgcgttatgctttcaactccggtcagtttgttttttcacggttcgtgcaatcatcgagatccgatttgttgtcgtgtGCATCTCGTACATTTGtgacatttttctttacagttcgagaacattaaaacaataaagtaaaaacaagtaagtatctatagcctagtccgtcccatcctacaaaaatacTGGGGGgttttgtaaaaaagaaagaaaaaaaaaagaaagaaaaaagaagctaattttgtgtgcatcttagaaaacaatcagttcagaaataaatgacttgtaaattccatagtatgaaaaaaggcgttccctgtaaaacagactataaatacattaacgacgcactcaacacattttatttacggttatatggcgtcagacatggttaaggaccacacagatattgagagagggaacccgctgtcgccacttcatgggctactcttttcgattagcagcaagggatcttttatatgcaccattccacagacagggtagtagatatcacggcctttgatataccagtcgcggtgcactggctggaacgagaaatagcccagtgggcccaccgatggggatcgagcccagaccgaccgcgcagcaagcggtcgctgtaccactgagctacgtcccgccccacagaCAACAGGAATTCAGCTGCATCGTCCCATTagaaacaagggatcttttgtatgcactttctctCAGCCAGGGCAACACACACCATGACCTTAATCACTTGACTTACAAAGGACCCGCCCCATCCCTATTTCAGTCaagcaattttttgttttaccttCGTAGAAGATGAGGAGTCTTAATTTCCGAGAACGGACCCTCCTTTTACAAAATTTCAGATCCGCGCCTGTGGAACCTTAATTATTGGACACCAATCCAGTTTAAAAATGACAGAAAGGTTAACTAAAAATGTTCCATACTACAATCGAAATAcgtaaaatgcattttgtttgtttttagtttgtttttgttttgttttctggttgttttaaaataaattaacattattattattattgatcttatttataatatttattattattattattattattattattattattattattttatcatcgtcgtcatcatcattatcatcatcatcaacatcatcattattattaatatacaattattaatCTCAGTATACAGAACAGGAACCAGCTCGTGACCTCAGATcgatgtatatttatatttgtgtgcCTCCGCCTTGTTGATACGTATAACCTGTAGACCAGTGGTGTGTTGTGTGCCTCCGCCTTGTTGATACGTATAACCAGTAGACCAGTGGCGAGTTGTGTACCTCCACCTAAAACGTACAACCAGTAGACCTGTGGCGTGTTGTGTGCCTCCGCCTAAAACGTATAACCAGTAGACCAGTGGCGTGTTGTGTACCTCCGCCTTGTTGAAACGTATAACCAGTAGACCAGTGGCGTGTTGTGTACCTCCGTCTTGTTGATACGTATAACCAGTAGACCAGTGGCCGGGTGTGTGCCTCCGCCTTGTTGATACGTATAACCAGTAGACCAGTGGTGTGTTGTGTGCCACCGCCTAAAACGTATAACCAGTAGACCAGTGGCGTGTTGTGTGCCTCCGCCTAAAACGTATAACCAGTAAACCTGTGGCGTGTTGTGTGCCTCCGCCTAAAACATATAACCAGTAATCCAGTGGCGTGTTGTGTGCCTCCGCCTAAAACGTACAACCGGTAATGCAGTTGCAGGTTCAGATAAAAAGGCAAGCGCTACCGGTATCGGTGGCACAGTGGCTAAGCCACTTAAGGCTGATGGGTGTTAGGTTCGTATCCCGccatcggctcccacccagagcgagttttagcgGTTCAATGGCTAGGTATAAGACCGCTACAatgtcttctctctcaccaatcactaacaactaactactaacccgcTGTTCTAGATcagatagctgagctgtgtgcccaggacagcgtgcttgaagaTTAATTAGTTacaactataaaataaaaatgaaaacacaGACGAAAGACAAGCGCTTTACCCACTAAAAAACGTCCTGCCCCCATTACTGGACATCGATGATTAAGAAGAACAATCACTCTCACTCGCCATTACTCGCCTGAGACTTGGGGCGAACTAGCTCGGGGACGAATCGTCTGGTACCCGCCTGAGACTTGGGGCGAACTAGCTCGGGGACGGATCGTCTGGTACCCGCATGAGACTTGGGGCGAACTAGCTTGGGGTCGAATCATCTGGTACCCGCCTGAGACTTGGGGCGAACTAGCTTGGGGTCGAATCATCTGGTACTCGCCTGAGACTTGCGGCGAACTAGCTTGGGGAAGAATCGTCTGGTACCCGCCTGAGACTTGTTCAAGAAGAGTAATTTTAAGCTTCCAGTAGCATGTAATTTATATTTGAAATGGCTCCCCACAacctagacccccccccccccccccccccatttgtaAAATTTTCTGCACATACgcttggtagtagtagtagtgggggtataattattactaattgtttgttgtgttgATGATAATAATTTGACGTTGatgaaattttaataataattttgtttacatttattcaaGGTCGTTGGTGCTGGAGCGACAGAGGCGGTAGTTCCCGCCCCAATATTTCGGCAAGAAAcgatttatttaataaaaacaatcattattatcatatcaGTAACATCATTAAACATCATGTATTTTATCAAACATATACGAAAATGAATCAAATAGCCCATTCACAtttggggtgtggggtgtgtgtgtgtgtgtgtgtgtgtgtgtgtgtgtgtgtgtgtgtgtgtgtgtgtgtgtgtgataaatacattgatttttttagaTAATAGATAATGAAATATCAAAATGAAACCACTGTCACTATGTTCAGATTGAAAATATCTGTCCATTGAGGTATGACATTTTATGATAGCTTTATTTTTTACCCCTCCCAACCCCCGGAATAGTTTTAGAGGTCAAAATGGCAAGTCACGATTAGTAAATACGTTCCAAACATcacattttgtttcataaaatgttttgttttgagccTATATAATAAATTACGGTACCAAAATACTATTCTTACTATCACAGGCTCCAGGTCTGCAGAAATGTGCTTGACAGGTCGCCCGAAAGGGTGACAGATTGTCGGATAAgccaagacaaaaaaaaagtaccAAACTATAATGTTGTATTCTGCGATAATAATTGGATTTGAACCTTTTGGTAATCGAAGAAAAATCCAATGCAAATTAATTGCTATTTCAACTGATAAATTCTTCAAAAATAAGAAAAGTTTGGAAATCCTTGTTAGCAGTCAGTActgataaaaatacatacatgataaATGAGCTGCTTGACCCATCAGTTAACTTCTAGTTATATGTACTGACAAATAGACTTTAAACATAATCAATATGTACGTTTCTTAAGGAATTTGTGAAATGTGTAATAATTAGTCTTTGAGCTCTAGTCatggtggtgccgtggttaagccattatACATAGGTACTGGGtacgcagcccagtaccggtaccggctcccacccaaagcgaatTTTaccaactcagtgggtaggtgtaagaccactacaccgaattctctctgactaaccactaacaactaacctactgtcctgcacagacagctcagatttatttaatttttttgctttAGAACTGTCTCTCATTCTAAAAAAATACCTATGTCCCCCATTGTGcataatatatagagaataatacatgagtggccattagataccatttatctctcacgaattgttttaaaatgtatctaacgagcgaaatataatattctatttcttacatatcctcaaaaaccaggttttaagaaaatgttaacatctttttcgactacaagttatttacagccgttgcacttgtagctgacttacgcgtcacaaacacatgaatgtcaggctAACTATACGTCAAAGTCTagtcgatttccatcgtgtattatttcattggatgtatgacattgatgacctggtcatcagaagcagccagtcgtgtgtcttgaaattgttaacacacgtccATGTGTTAACAGCCATGTGTAACTAAACATAGCGCATGGTGTTCACACCAAGGGGTGTGTCTCAGAAATTGAATTGATAGATAATCGTGCTCATGCCCCTGAAAAATGAATGTGTGTATAATGTATGCAGCGATTACAAATAACTTTGTTTAGCTGATTTATGTTATAATTGTCGACGAGACATGCATCAACACAGGAAAGGTCTATATATTGTTCTAAAGTGATTGCAATTCAACAGTTATGCTTGAATACTTTAGAAAACATACTGACTTACAGACTATCATTATATTCAATATTATccagatacaaaaaaaaaccccaaaaacccccacccaacattttgtttcaggcctatttaacaacaccactacaacacattgatgtcaaacgtttggtaattctaataCGTCTTCAGACGAAAGCCACCacattgtccattagtagcaagatatttttatatacacattcccacaaacaggacagcacataccatggcctttgtttataccagctgcgaaccctgtatctaccagccttatgtccgacggcttaatcacgacaccaccgaggccggttgaatgtgcacattaaatactctgacctgacctgatctaaCCTAagaatttacattaaaaatgtaagtacttcttttgtttaatgcatAAAACTAGTTAATAATACACTAGAAGTTGttgtcatttgaatattttaaagaagCACATTGtcaacaaacacaaaactgtTTGGAATAGACGCCAAGACgttaatgtaaacaaacacgTAAGTAACTTCTTCTATTACGTCCGCCTGActgctataaataaaacaaaacgacgcattgtatgacgtcattcattttttaaaattattgcaaCTGAAAACATCAAGATGACAGCATCGCGATCAAGATCAAATTCCCGATCCAGGTCCCGATCACGATCCCGATCCCGATCCCGACGTGTGTCCAAATCACGAACTCGATCAAGAACTAGGTCTCCGAATGTGATAGAAGCCAGGCGGAGTAACAGAGGTGGGATAAAAGGCGGATCCAGGAGCCGAGGTCGTTCTAGGGGCACAAAGCGAAAGAGGTCTCAAAGCAAAAAGTCTAGATCTCATTCAAAGAAACGAAAGCGAGGAGCCAGCTCCAAAAAAAGTAAAGGCGCCAGCTCCAAAAAAACTAAAGGCgggaaaagaaaaggaaaaggtGGGAAGAAACAAAAGGCAAAACCATCGAAAGGTCCAAAAGCTCCAGCAGAAAATCCCAAGTCCGCGATGGAAGGAAAGGAGCCCACTCCTGCACAGGCCACGGTTGAGTAAGATAATGGAGGAGGATTGCGGAATGTAGGTAGGCCTACAGGAAGCAATCAACAATTCAcaaggcccttttaagggccaccTACATCTAACGAATGAGAGCTTATGCTTATTTGAAATACATCAACCttagaataataatttatttgcataacacccgtAGGGCAACGACCCCAGTATTCGATCACTTAAGAAAGAAAGGATCATAACGTGTTCATTCTATTGGCATTTCTTCGTAAATACTTACTGGCAATGCTGTTCATTGAATAGACCCAAGTTTTGTTCATGCGGTATACATGTACGCCAACTAGATTAGGTTTGAGTGCCGCAAGGAACAGTATGCAGTATTCGACCAGCTGACCCAGTATTCGACTACTTtctaattaactaataaaactaaactgaattttatttcataGTAAATGCAGCATATTGTCCagtgtatcggcgcgtccggtgattcggcgcacttggtattttgcttaagtacgcttaggaagttgtcatgttctcggtgtttttaacgaattaaagttcaattccttttttcaatggttaatcaagtatcaataTAGGCTATTTGTTAAaggtgcaattaaaaaaaatattagaattatcagtaattatatcataatttcaaaataaatcattcacctgttttcgtgtatataaacgcgaagtaggtcagccttattgatattaagaacgttaaaaccagtctaaaacacttttcccgcattttaaaaattatagtaaacagtataaatgtaattatttttgttcggttatttttatttaaactgaaaaggaaaacacagacaaatgcaaacaaaacgaaagttttacaccttaattgacagtcatttcagttcacaattgtcacaaaaaataaaagcgaaataagatccacgtgtgtgcacaatctacccgagaaaaataaaatccatgtaggcatcttagccatgcatgataatgaacatgtatgcatctgcagtattgtgccactcaagaaaacgattccgaaactgatcatgagatgggtcatgtgtgatcgttcattttcatggtaatatttttaataagacaaaacaaaaaagtactaaaataattctgggacaatagtgtagcgtttagggctaaaagtgaggtcatgggcggtatataaatagcggggtcaacaatccacatctactgcgccgaatcaccggacatgcaaatcgtttcggatacaagggggtgcctatatttatgcaccattttaaaatgtttatttactacagacataaaccaatttgtagtgtatttcagattatgcactgcttcattggtgagagacacattttattaagtattcagtgttcacatagaaaatggtcctcgagtgcttaggtgcgccgatacaccgggcAGCACTGTAATACATTCATGCAtttacgcacgcacgcacatgcgtatatacacattcacacacgcacacatacttTCTGATAAACAGTCTTTTTGGTCCTATCTCAATTTACAGATAATAATATTagactgaaaataaaagaaaacataattccGTAAGTCCTGGCAAACAGCACCAAAATACATAAACGTAGTAAATGTGTGGTTATTGGGAGTTTAATTTGGGAATGTATCCTCTAGCGTTTCtattggtcgaatactgggCCAACCCTTTCTATCATATGTCATTATTTGATTACGTGGTCACGTGATCGAaattataatgactgaggtcACATTGCATTGCCAGCTCCatttgattataaataaaaaccttaacgacattttcaaagatttcaaaTGGATTAAAAGTATTGCAAATGTTCACGGGATGTTGGATGGTGTAATAGCATGCTATAAAAATGGCCGACGTTCATATTATCACTATAGCCGATGAATATACACTTACGTTCATTCACTTGGTTATCGTCTGCTATTGCGTTTCCGGAAGAAAGAATGTTCACCCTGTCGCGTATGTTCAAAATACGTTAGGAAAATCTAGGCTATATACTATTCAGTTTAAACGAGTATGGTAATTGAGTACATacactggtcgaatactggggtcaCTGCCCTATATGGGAAAagcaataaataatttacatttatataatatatagcaaaCAATAACGTAACTGTATTCATGTAGGCCCTACATTAATTGTATGTGTCCgttttaaaatacaccactgTACTTTGTGTGGATCAGTCGGGTACACACTCGCATTAGCCCGAGAAGGCTACTCTGACCGCAatagagcaagacggacattggGCATTGCATTAAagctgtccaaatgtccgtcttgctcatATGGTAAGAGTAGGCTACTGTTCTGACCGTATAAGAGCAAGACGGACACTGGGACAGTTATAATGTTCGTCTTACTCGTATGGTAAGAGTAGGCTACTGTTCTCACCGTTagagaacaagacggacatttgtaaTGCATTATAACTGTCCCaatgtccgtcttgttctcttaAGGTGAGAACAGTAGCCTACTCTTACCATATGAGCAAAATAAAACGGACATTTGCAATGCATTATAACTGTGCCATATGGTAAGAGTAGGCTACTGTTCttactgtaagagagctagatggacatttgcaATGCATTATAACTGTGCCATATGGTAAGAGTAGGCTACTGTTCttactgtaagagagctagatggacatttgcaATGCATTATAACTGTGCCATATGGTAAGAGTAGGCTACTGTTCttactgtaagagagctagatggacatttgcaATGCATTATAACTGTGCCATATGGTAAGAGTAGGCTACTGTTCttactgtaagagagctagatggacatttgcaATGCATTATAACTGTGCCATATGGTAAGAGTAGGCTACTGTTCttactgtaagagagctagatggacatttgcaATGCATTATAACTGTGCCATATGGTAAGAGTAGGCTACTGTTCttactgtaagagagctagatggacatttggacagtaatAATGCATTACAAATGTCCGTTTTATCTTTCTCATATGGTAAGGGTAGGCTACCGGGCTAGATTCACATATACAATAAGTAATTGTAACAAACTATATGACAGCCTTAACTTacctcctcccctcccccatgttaatataaaatgcatttttcaacatgacagcacataccatgacctatGGTACGCCAACTGTTGAGGACAGGCTTAGACAAAACCTAAAATATCCACCGAGCGGGACTGATCCTACCACCAAAGGTACTGTTTTTGAGCTACTAAAACAccacatcaacaacaaaacatcacaCAAATATACCAATGCATGCACGCACATACGTACACGTGCACACACTTGTACACACGCgtgcgcacgcacacgcacacatacacgtatatacacacgcacacacacgtacacatacatacacgcccgccatcacacacacacgtacgtacagACACACGTACACGCATTCACACACGTACTCAAATACACACAcgtagacacatacacacacgtacacacagacacacacgcatacgtacacacacacgtacacgcacacacacgcaaaaTGCATTCCCTGTCTCTCTGCCATCCCACACACCTCCACACATCTGAGTGAATGAATCGATCGATTTAAaatgacagactctagtttttaaaacactgttgcatatatatattttttttttcactgttgAAGCCGTTTTTGTTAATTGAAATATAATAGgtattacttagattttattgtttacataatTAGTTTCCAAAACCGAAGCTTTTCTGGTCATCATAATACCACAAATTAGTAAAACCTAtaaagtttataatattattataaagtatTAAATTATGAAATTACATATAGGATTTTCAATTATTTCAAACTAATATTCTTCCTCAACACCCCCTTGAaagaatacattaaaatgttgcttttacaatttttagtaacttttttgttgttaataaggccaaaaacaaatgtgtgtgaTTCTGTGAATGTGCGCCTAATAATTAGGTAGGGCATGGagtctttttttcaaaacattttattcaccCCTGTGAGTCCAGCCGAAATGTTAAGTATTTTTTCCACCcacatattaatacaaaaactgaagaagaaaaaaagaaagaagaaattttTGCCCTTTTTTTCTAGGAAGGGTCAGGTTGTTAGAAATGTGGGGGgtggtgtttatttttgtttagatcATCCAGCCCTCCTCCTTTGTCTCCTTCCATGTGTTATTTGttcctgatctggcaactcctgtCGTTcgacttctttcgctgtccagaggcgggaagtagcccagtggtaaatcaatCCGTGCCGTTTTCCCCCATCAGCTTTAGTGTGGGCTTAGTCTGGCCAGTGTTCAGTGATTAATCCTAGCATTGTTAAGAAACACTTGTAATGCTAAAATAACAGAATtacaaatcagttttataactgagcgtttttcaatgtgtttttttcttttcttctaatCTGTACTTCCGATGTTTTGACGTACCTACGTAGTCCGATACACCTGCAACTGAGTTTATGACAGATGTATCGGACTACAAACAACGTGGTAAAGTTAATCGTTTGTAAacgtgacacaatattaataatacgtgaataatatatgattattttattatatcgcatagattttgggttttttttaatgtctgtatcagatatgtaaacatgaatatttatacagtatatgtaaaaatgaatatataatcgtgGGTTAATTCATTATCTACCACCTACATGTAAGGTAAGGGTTAAATGACCTAACAACTGACCTAACAATGTGGTACATGATGTTGGCTATTGTCAGGGCTTTAGACTGCACCAAAGctgcacatgtactatatatgctGGGGTAGATTTTGCAAAAATGATAAACTTcagatttcaattttatcagggtagattttccattttatatgtaatgttaatttcagctaaataaatgccttcttatgcagacactgaaaattaaatatgaatatgatggattaatccattatctaaatgatcaaggtatatttacaatttgttatttgtaattttcattttctatttttgtaaaagtggggcaggacatagcagTGGAttaagcatttgcttgatgtgaggtaagtctgggatcaatccctgtcggtggacccattgggctatttctcgttctagccagtgctccacaactggtgtaacaaaggccgtggtatgtactatcctgtctgtgggatggtgcatataaaagatcccttcctgtctgacgccatatagccagaaataaaaatgtgttgagtgcatcgttaaataaaacatttccttccttcctttatttttgtaaaaatataccgggtatgtgaataaccttactgtatgtttcctatccgtgctaggaatagttgtaggaaaatgagacacttaagaatttaataggcTGTATTTTAGAGTACCTTAACCACCAACagtacaagatcatccactgagggtactttttccttaatatggtatattaatttatgtatttgttagctattgtatatttcagataagtaaacactttatgtagacactaataattaaatatgtatatccattatctaactaataagggtaggttttcaaattataacaagttattatttttttctatttttattattactgttttttaatatttgtgaataaacggactttatgtttactataagtactagggatagttctaggaaaatgagacacttaagatttcaatagggtggattttatggtacCGAACTACCAAGGGTACAAGATCATCTACCGaaggtacttttcccaaaatatggtatattagtttacttatttgttagctacgtaaacaccttcttatataaacactaataattaaatatgtatatgatggattaatccattatctaaatgatcagggtaggtttccaaattataacaaattattattatttttttttttttaaatatatgtgaataaccttactgtatgtttaatatcagtgctagggatagttttaGGAAACTGACACACTTAACATTTCAATAGGGTAGATTTTACAGTACCTAACTACCGACGGTACAATATCATCCACTgagtgtaggcctacttttcccttaatatggtatattaatttatgtatttgttagctattgatttctcgttccagcacgactggcatatcaaaggctgtggtatgt harbors:
- the LOC121379549 gene encoding serine/arginine-rich splicing factor 6-like; translated protein: MTASRSRSNSRSRSRSRSRSRSRRVSKSRTRSRTRSPNVIEARRSNRGGIKGGSRSRGRSRGTKRKRSQSKKSRSHSKKRKRGASSKKSKGASSKKTKGGKRKGKGGKKQKAKPSKGPKAPAENPKSAMEGKEPTPAQATVE